In Sphingobacterium thalpophilum, a genomic segment contains:
- a CDS encoding TIGR01212 family radical SAM protein (This family includes YhcC from E. coli K-12, an uncharacterized radical SAM protein.), giving the protein MGTLLDNGIKPYNHYGAYLKQKYNGQKVFKVIVDGNFTCPNRDGSKGYGGCTYCNVDSFTPDTARKIPSIREQVESGIERARNSYGAEKFIIYFQPNTNTYAPTHLLKMMYDEALSIDPENTLGLSVGTRPDCLDFEKIALLESYTDRYDVDLEMGMESIYNDTLEQINRGCSHDEFVQAMNMLKDTPLELCVHTIFGFPWESEEMMLKYADEINRFPQIKFVKLHHLHIVEGSIMGVKFKREPFELFSIEGYTEFLAKFIPRLRPDLIIQRIFGIADKELLIAPNWGLPKSGIQTYIDKGLEARQVVQGSLF; this is encoded by the coding sequence ATGGGTACATTATTGGACAACGGAATTAAACCGTATAATCATTACGGGGCTTATTTAAAGCAAAAGTATAACGGACAGAAAGTGTTTAAAGTGATTGTGGATGGTAATTTTACTTGTCCCAATCGTGATGGTAGTAAGGGCTATGGTGGTTGTACTTACTGTAATGTAGATTCTTTTACACCGGATACTGCCCGGAAAATTCCTTCTATACGCGAGCAGGTGGAATCGGGTATTGAAAGAGCACGTAATAGCTATGGCGCCGAGAAGTTTATTATTTATTTCCAGCCAAATACAAATACATATGCGCCGACTCATCTACTGAAGATGATGTATGATGAGGCTTTAAGTATTGATCCTGAAAATACTTTGGGTCTTTCTGTGGGTACACGTCCTGATTGTTTGGATTTTGAAAAGATTGCATTGTTGGAGTCTTACACAGATCGTTACGATGTAGATTTGGAGATGGGTATGGAATCTATCTACAATGATACATTGGAGCAGATCAATAGAGGCTGTTCTCACGACGAATTTGTTCAGGCCATGAATATGCTGAAAGATACTCCGTTGGAGCTTTGTGTGCATACCATCTTTGGCTTCCCGTGGGAATCTGAAGAAATGATGTTGAAATATGCAGATGAAATCAACCGCTTTCCACAAATTAAATTTGTGAAGTTGCATCACTTACATATTGTAGAGGGATCTATTATGGGCGTTAAGTTCAAACGTGAGCCTTTTGAACTTTTCTCGATAGAAGGTTATACGGAATTCTTAGCAAAGTTTATTCCTCGATTGCGTCCTGATCTGATCATTCAACGTATTTTCGGGATTGCAGATAAAGAATTGTTAATTGCTCCGAATTGGGGCTTACCGAAATCAGGTATTCAAACATACATCGATAAGGGATTGGAAGCACGTCAGGTCGTGCAGGGGAGTCTTTTTTAG